A single Hippocampus zosterae strain Florida chromosome 1, ASM2543408v3, whole genome shotgun sequence DNA region contains:
- the tspan7 gene encoding tetraspanin-7: protein MSPPSRRLQTKPVITCLKTFLISYSLIFWFTGMILLAVGVWGKVNLEAYITLASDETTNAPYVLIGTGAAIIIFGLFGCFATCRGSPWMLKLYAMFLSVVFLAELVAGISGFVFRHEIKEKLGTAYQNAVKSYNSTESSRTAVDAIQRTLQCCGVKNYTDWAETDYFKDQGIPASCCKVNTNCPPDTLKDLNKAKNEVYSTGCFSLVTNVMESNLDIIAGISFGIAFFQLIGVFLACCLSRYITNNQYEMV from the exons ATGTCGCCGCCCTCACGTCGGCTTCAAACGAAACCGGTCATCACCTGCCTGAAGACTTTCCTCATCTCCTACAGTCTGATTTTCTGG TTCACAGGCATGATCCTGCTAGCAGTGGGCGTGTGGGGGAAAGTCAACCTGGAGGCGTACATCACACTGGCTTCCGATGAGACCACAAACGCGCCGTACGTCCTCATCGGCACCGGCGCTGCCATCATCATATTTGGGCTTTTTGGCTGCTTCGCCACCTGCCGCGGCAGCCCGTGGATGCTAAAACTG TATGCCATGTTCTTAAGTGTGGTCTTCCTGGCCGAGCTAGTGGCTGGAATATCAGGCTTCGTCTTCAGGCATGAA ATAAAGGAAAAATTAGGCACCGCATACCAAAACGCAGTCAAGTCCTACAACAGCACAGAGAGCAGCAGAACCGCAGTGGACGCCATCCAGAGGACT TTGCAATGCTGTGGCGTGAAAAACTACACGGACTGGGCCGAAACGGACTACTTCAAAGACCAGGGCATCCCCGCCAGTTGCTGCAAAGTCAACACCAACTGCCCTCCAGACACCCTCAAGGACCTGAACAAGGCTAAAAATGAAGTGTACAGCACT GGTTGCTTCTCGTTGGTGACTAATGTGATGGAGTCCAACCTGGATATCATTGCTGGGATCTCATTTGGAATCGCCTTCTTTCAG CTCATCGGGGTATTCCTGGCCTGCTGCTTGTCTCGATACATAACCAATAACCAGTACGAGATGGTGTAA